One Megalopta genalis isolate 19385.01 chromosome 5, iyMegGena1_principal, whole genome shotgun sequence DNA window includes the following coding sequences:
- the LOC117220472 gene encoding putative fatty acyl-CoA reductase CG5065: MVSQTTAEESRVEEEIPDRIAEVFKDQNILITGGTGFLGKVMVEKFLRCLSSVKQIYLLVRPKKGKDPRHRLEEMFNSPLFDKVKQERGLAELHEAVTVVNGDVSLLGLGLSAEDKKMLCENINILYHGAATVRFDELLKKAVLLNTRGTKETLQLAKEIKHLKLFAHISTAYCHLEEKVLGEKPYPPPADPHKVIKCIEWMDDDVIEAMTDKILGGLPNTYAFTKALSEGLVEEAMPHIPAIILRPSIVIPVWKEPVPGWTDNINGPTGLLIGAGKGVIRTMYCNETGYADYLPVDIAVNAILTSSWNFIYFKDYEKRVFNLTSSNEFKVSWAEIIARGRKITERVPLNGVVWYPGGSMKKSKLLHNICVLLFHMIPAYFIDALIFLAGYKPIMCRVQRRIQKGFEVFEYYANHQWDFDNSNLYVIRDRLNQTEYRKYQLHGDDMDIDEYFEACIRAARVFILNEPPETLPAARRHLRIMYWVDVFTKITFFVFLMYLFACWSESFRALLIGSWTIMKQAVSD, encoded by the exons ATGGTGTCGCAGACCACAGCGGAGGAGAGCAGAGTGGAGGAGGAGATACCCGACAGGATCGCGGAAGTTTTCAAAGACCAAAATATTTTGATCACCGGTGGTACCGGTTTCCTGGGCAAGGTCATGGTCGAGAAGTTTCTCAGATGCTTGTCCTCCGTCAAACAGATTTATCTGCTGGTGCGGCCGAAAAAGGGGAAGGACCCGAGACACCGTTTGGAGGAAATGTTCAACTCGCCG CTCTTTGATAAAGTTAAACAGGAAAGAGGATTAGCGGAACTTCATGAGGCTGTGACAGTTGTAAATGGGGATGTATCATTGCTTGGTCTTGGACTCTCTGCTGAAGACAAGAAGATGCTTTGTGAGAACATTAACATTCTATATCACGGTGCCGCCACAGTAAG ATTCGATGAGCTACTGAAAAAGGCGGTACTGTTAAACACTCGTGGCACGAAGGAAACGCTACAACTTGCTAAGGAGATCAAACACTTGAAGCTGTTTGCTCACATCAGCACTGCGTATTGCCATTTAGAAGAAAAG GTCTTGGGAGAAAAACCTTACCCTCCACCAGCGGATCCTCACAAAGTTATCAAGTGTATAGAATGGATGGATGACGATGTCATCGAAGCAATGACTGACAAAATTCTAGGAGGACTTCCTAACACATACGCCTTCACGAAAGCCTTGTCCGAAGGACTCGTTGAAGAGGCCATGCCGCATATTCCAGCCATTATATTAAG GCCAAGTATAGTTATACCTGTTTGGAAGGAACCGGTACCAGGATGGACGGACAATATCAATGGACCGACAGGACTTTTAATTGGAGCTGGAAAAGGTGTTATACGGACAATGTACTGCAACGAAACTGGTTACGCAGATTATCTACCGGTTGATATCGCTGTTAATGCTATACTGACATCTTCAtggaatttcatttatttcaaagATTATGAGAAAAGAGTTTTCAACCTTACCAGCAGTAACGAATTCAAA GTATCGTGGGCAGAGATTATTGCACGGGGTCGAAAAATAACTGAAAGAGTTCCTCTAAACGGTGTTGTTTGGTACCCAGGTGGCAGCATGAAAAAATCAAAACTCCTGCACAACATATGTGTGTTACTTTTTCATATGATACCAGCTTACTTCATAGATGCGCTTATTTTCCTCGCAGGGTACAAACCGAT TATGTGCCGTGTGCAACGTCGTATACAAAAAGGATTCGAAGTCTTTGAGTACTATGCTAATCATCAATGGGATTTTGATAATTCGAACCTGTATGTAATTAGAGATCGGCTTAATCAAACAGAGTATAGAAAATATCAGCTGCATGGTGATGACATGGATATTGATGAATATTTCGAGGCTTGTATAAGAGCTGCAAGAGTTTTCATTTTAAATGAACCACCAGAGACACTACCAGCTGCTAGAAGACACTTAAGAAT CATGTACTGGGTTGATGTATTCACGAAGATAACTTTCTTCGTCTTCTTGATGTACTTATTCGCATGTTGGAGTGAAAGTTTTAGAGCACTCCTGATAGGAAGCTGGACAATTATGAAACAGGCAGTGTCCGATTAG
- the LOC117220478 gene encoding F-box/LRR-repeat protein 3 isoform X1, which yields MWLDCVDVEGRQMLALMSTTKPGFLEIDNDKFKTIMKISSEDGIEQRKDRSGKDEDASKTLQLLRIKGYPRLLPEGIQALVNYCRYLRELCLSYSLLSDELLLALSSEKHMQLETLRLEVHQEIKPLPRVSDTAWCTFSSQLPNINLVLSSYMTDDDDQNVLLAPYVPITHLYFGEAPSEATLLRIGCVYPRLVELVIAAYGPDTLDRALLSIAEGCPCLSAVGLGDCEITCSGLLEFVTVCAKRLRILYVWETSLVEDSELDVTELSKKISQLLGRTWVPEYIPLC from the exons ATGTGGCTCGACTGTGTAGACGTAGAGGGACGACAG ATGCTGGCACTAATGAGTACGACGAAGCCCGGTTTTTTGGAGATCGACAATGATAAATTCAAGACCATCATGAAAATATCGAGCGAAGATGGGATCGAGCAGAGAAAGGATCGGTCCGGGAAAGACGAGGATGCCTCTAAAACGCTGCAACTTCTTCGAATAAAAGGATATCCGCGATTGTTGCCCGAAG GGATCCAGGCGTTGGTTAATTATTGCCGGTACTTGCGAGAATTGTGTCTCTCCTATTCGTTGCTCAGCGACGAATTGTTACTAGCCCTAAGCTCTGAGAAACATATGCAATTGGAGACTTTGCGATTGGAGGTGCATCAGGAAATAAAACCACTTCCACGAGTCAGCGATACTGCTTGGTGTACATTTTCGAGTCAACTGCCGAACATTAACCTAGTGCT ATCGTCGTACATGACGGACGACGACGATCAGAATGTGCTTCTTGCTCCCTACGTTCCTATAACACACTTGTACTTTGGGGAGGCACCGTCTGAAGCAACATTGTTACGCATTGGTTGCGTATATCCTCGATTGGTCGAGTTAGTTATTGCTGCTTACGGACCGGACACACTTGACCGAGCACTGCTCTCTATCGCTGAAGGATGTCCATGCCTAAGCGCTGTCGGTTTGGGCGATTGTGAAATCAC TTGCTCAGGTTTGTTGGAATTCGTCACAGTCTGCGCAAAACGACTACGAATACTGTACGTCTGGGAAACGTCGCTAGTAGAAGACTCCGAACTGGATGTGACGGAATTATCGAAAAAGATTTCGCAGCTCCTTGGTCGAACATGGGTACCTGAATACATACCATTGTGCTGA
- the LOC117220478 gene encoding F-box/LRR-repeat protein 3 isoform X2 encodes MLALMSTTKPGFLEIDNDKFKTIMKISSEDGIEQRKDRSGKDEDASKTLQLLRIKGYPRLLPEGIQALVNYCRYLRELCLSYSLLSDELLLALSSEKHMQLETLRLEVHQEIKPLPRVSDTAWCTFSSQLPNINLVLSSYMTDDDDQNVLLAPYVPITHLYFGEAPSEATLLRIGCVYPRLVELVIAAYGPDTLDRALLSIAEGCPCLSAVGLGDCEITCSGLLEFVTVCAKRLRILYVWETSLVEDSELDVTELSKKISQLLGRTWVPEYIPLC; translated from the exons ATGCTGGCACTAATGAGTACGACGAAGCCCGGTTTTTTGGAGATCGACAATGATAAATTCAAGACCATCATGAAAATATCGAGCGAAGATGGGATCGAGCAGAGAAAGGATCGGTCCGGGAAAGACGAGGATGCCTCTAAAACGCTGCAACTTCTTCGAATAAAAGGATATCCGCGATTGTTGCCCGAAG GGATCCAGGCGTTGGTTAATTATTGCCGGTACTTGCGAGAATTGTGTCTCTCCTATTCGTTGCTCAGCGACGAATTGTTACTAGCCCTAAGCTCTGAGAAACATATGCAATTGGAGACTTTGCGATTGGAGGTGCATCAGGAAATAAAACCACTTCCACGAGTCAGCGATACTGCTTGGTGTACATTTTCGAGTCAACTGCCGAACATTAACCTAGTGCT ATCGTCGTACATGACGGACGACGACGATCAGAATGTGCTTCTTGCTCCCTACGTTCCTATAACACACTTGTACTTTGGGGAGGCACCGTCTGAAGCAACATTGTTACGCATTGGTTGCGTATATCCTCGATTGGTCGAGTTAGTTATTGCTGCTTACGGACCGGACACACTTGACCGAGCACTGCTCTCTATCGCTGAAGGATGTCCATGCCTAAGCGCTGTCGGTTTGGGCGATTGTGAAATCAC TTGCTCAGGTTTGTTGGAATTCGTCACAGTCTGCGCAAAACGACTACGAATACTGTACGTCTGGGAAACGTCGCTAGTAGAAGACTCCGAACTGGATGTGACGGAATTATCGAAAAAGATTTCGCAGCTCCTTGGTCGAACATGGGTACCTGAATACATACCATTGTGCTGA
- the RpS3A gene encoding ribosomal protein S3A, with amino-acid sequence MAVGKNKGLSKGGKKGVKKKIVDPFTRKDWYDVKAPSMFTNRHVGKTLVNRTQGTKIASEGLKYRVFEVSLADLQNDGDAERSFRKFRLIAEDVQHRNVLTNFHGMDLTTDKLRSMVKKWQTLIEANVDVKTTDGYLLRVFCIGFTNKDQLSTRKTCYAQHAQVKKIRQKMVDTITNDVTKSDLKGVVSKLLPDATAKDIEKASQGIYPLHDVYIRKVKVLKKPRFELSKLLELHGDSAGSKTEEVGESGSKVDRPEGYEPPVQESV; translated from the exons ATGGCGGTAGGTAAGAATAAGGGACTGTCGAAAGGAGGTAAAAAGGGAGTGAAGAAGAAGAT TGTTGATCCTTTCACCCGTAAGGATTGGTATGATGTTAAGGCACCGTCTATGTTCACCAACCGTCATGTTGGCAAAACGTTGGTTAACAGAACCCAAGGAACAA AGATCGCATCTGAAGGACTGAAGTACAGAGTATTCGAAGTCTCTTTGGCTGACTTGCAAAATGATGGAGATGCAGAGAGGTCTTTCCGTAAATTCAGATTGATCGCAGAAGATGTTCAACATCGCAATGTGTTAACTAATTTCCATGGTATGGACTTGACCACTGACAAATTGAGGTCTATGGTTAAGAAATGGCAAACTCTGATCGAAGCTAACGTCGATGTAAAAACTACTGATGGCTATCTTCTCAGAGTTTTCTGTATTGGTTTTACCAACAAAGATCAGTTGAGCACAAGGAAGACATGCTATGCTCAACATGCACAG GTGAAGAAAATTAGGCAAAAGATGGTGGACACAATCACCAATGATGTTACAAAGAGTGACTTAAAGGGTGTTGTCAGTAAACTTCTTCCAGATGCTACAGCTAAAGACATTGAGAAGGCTTCGCAAGGAATCTATCCACTTCATGATGTCTATATTCGCAAA GTGAAAGTATTGAAGAAACCGCGTTTTGAACTAAGCAAACTGTTGGAACTTCATGGGGACAGCGCAGGGAGTAAGACTGAGGAAGTAGGCGAAAGTGGTTCAAAGGTCGATAGACCAGAAGGTTATGAACCGCCAGTACAGGAATCTGTTTAA
- the LOC117220476 gene encoding transmembrane protein 185B produces MNLQTLFQDFNPSKFLVHCCLMIFTSLFALRLDGFIEWNYWCVFTPIWFWKSMVILGATVGSYVWWRHPHARLEGDAYVHYKAMLITLALHLILLMFELLVCDKLESGRHLWILVFIPLIFISIVSIAVCIWAAKHDRSFELELFCAVNVLQFIFLALRLDHFILWSWEVVFVPVWTLLSLSLVAVLYAIVFAAVLLRAPQVTARQRRTSLNSALAYTFLVVPISVFQVLLANKLDGDISLNYTTVAMPLLISHITLIFMSFDAKGGNRWWFGIRKDFCHFLLGLCPLLQEYGNISYQPRSDQDQPPSEPMVSDKNEKHVKKIDLTKPVVPIISIDMPD; encoded by the exons ATGAATCTGCAAACACTCTTTCAAGACTTCAATCCAAG CAAATTTTTAGTGCATTGCTGTTTGATGATATTTACATCGCTGTTTGCTCTTCGGCTGGATGGTTTTATAGAATGGAATTATTGGTGTGTCTTTACGCCAATATGGTTTTGGAAGAGTATGGTAATTTTGGGTGCTACTGTTGGAAGTTATGTTTGGTGGAGACACCCGCATGCAAGACTGGAAGGAGATGCCTATGTACATTACAAGGCAATGTTAATTACTTTGGCATTACATTTGATCCTGTTAATGTTTGAATTGTTAGTATGTGATAAATTAGAATCTGGGAGGCACCTTTGGATACTTGTATTTATACCACTGATCTTCATTTCTATAGTATCGATAGCA GTATGTATTTGGGCTGCAAAACATGATCGATCATTTGAACTTGAACTGTTCTGTGCAGTTAATGTACTGCAGTTTATTTTCTTGGCATTAAGGCTAGATCATTTTATATTATGGAGTTGGGAAGTAGTATTTGTGCCTGTTTGGACACTTTTAAGCTTGTCCCTAGTGGCTGTGCTATATGCGATAGTATTTGCAGCTGTTTTATTAAGAGCACCACAGGTTACTGCCAGACAGAGGCGAACATCTTTAAATTCTGCATTGGCATACACATTTCTTGTGGTTCCAATCTCTGTGTTCCAA GTGTTATTAGCAAACAAATTAGATGGAgatatttcattaaattataCTACAGTAGCTATGCCGCTTTTAATATCTCATATAACACTTATTTTTATGTCTTTTGATGCAAAAGGTGGAAACAGAT GGTGGTTTGGCATTAGGAAGGATTTTTGTCATTTTTTATTAGGATTATGTCCATTACTTCAAGAATATGGTAATATTTCATACCAGCCAAGAAGTGATCAGGATCAACCACCATCTGAACCAATGGTTTcagataaaaatgaaaaacatgTTAAGAAAATCGACCTAACAAAACCTGTTGTACCTATAATTTCAATCGATATGCCTGATTGA